The Rhododendron vialii isolate Sample 1 chromosome 5a, ASM3025357v1 genome contains a region encoding:
- the LOC131327852 gene encoding uncharacterized protein LOC131327852 translates to MTSSQTAPSSQSSQTVTLPPSLAFLVSNFNSLVNIKLDNSNYLLWRTQVENVMTANGFLGYLVGSVECPPFQIRNTEGELESNPAFALWKLIDSQLLSCLTSTLSQSTLPYVLGLQHSFQVWNSLNRRYNSLSRTHVHELKDRLYNFKKTSTMEEYLDKIQEFAQKLEAAGNPLGDDDLVFHTLRGLKKGFKSFKTAIRTRGDTITFEELVMMLKSEDSQMLNDDDDEDCTPSTEHASASASALVATQSSIPGSSSTQQLLPAQSSMPLSFDVPMSIPMVSPSQNTFGSQAQLMSPHMMFSNQFHRPQRGFNRGPRFPRRPCDICGKSNHITNFCYYRPSMFDQTSGFQWRGPSQSFGMSQVSMPLSSYGVPQYGMPQSGGIPFGVPSFSQFGMPQTSGIQYGGPQVSQFGGSQFGTGMPMHSSGYSGNTMGSSRSQPTLAPGLLGSSPNSSVVFPAQAHFTGFPSNSDRTVASPRSGHLTPMTAHGFYGDFNPNNMSSAGASSSNQWYFDSGATNHITHNLHNIDHPQPSAMFHGVQIGNGTQLQVAHTGQGQRYSSSSLQGSLSQGLYPLLKSSKASVSQGAAFVSTVDNIMLWHRKLGHPSTPLFHSLIKQCNLPITRIGSFNCSACNMAKSHKLSFPLSETKTSSPFQLVHMDVWGPSPIPSNKGFRYYLLVIDDWAGSHMDRRSTTGFLARFSTEAEYRALAQTTADILWVHQLMLDLHLTPSIPYTLWCDNQSAIALASNPIFHARTKHVEVDYHFIREKVLNKQVDIQHIGTLAQIADMFTKALSIARFQFLKTKLMVMETPMSLQGAVKNISEIVINAVIKTMLLEAVSSKLPSTCFSSVVHYSPQIMRSRRLFV, encoded by the exons ATGACTTCTTCTCAAACTGCACCGAGTTCTCAGTCTTCGCAAACTGTTACTCTTCCTCCTTCTCTGGCATTCTTAGTATCGAATTTTAATTCTTTGGTGAACATCAAGCTAGATAACTCGAATTATTTGTTATGGCGAACTCAAGTCGAAAACGTGATGACTGCCAATGGTTTTCTTGGTTATTTGGTTGGATCTGTTGAATGTCCTCCTTTTCAAATACGAAATACTGAAGGTGAATTGGAATCAAATCCAGCTTTTGCCCTATGGAAACTCATTGATTCTCAACTGCTATCGTGCTTGACTTCTACGTTGTCTCAATCTACTTTGCCCTATGTTTTAGGGTTACAACATAGTTTTCAGGTTTGGAATTCTCTGAATAGGCGATATAATTCTCTATCTCGAACACATGTACATGAGTTGAAAGATCGTctatataatttcaaaaagacCTCTACTATGGAGGAATATTTGGACAAGATTCAAGAATTTGCACAAAAATTAGAGGCGGCTGGTAATCCTTTGGGAGATGATGATCTTGTATTTCATACCTTACGTGGATTGAAGAAAGGGTTTAAGAGTTTTAAAACTGCAATACGAACTAGAGGAGATACTATTACCTTTGAAGAATTGGTAATGATGTTAAAAAGTGAGGACAGTCAAATGCTTAAtgacgatgatgatgaagaCTGTACTCCTAGTACTGAACATGCATCTGCATCTGCATCTGCTTTGGTAGCTACTCAATCTTCTATTCCTGGATCATCATCTACGCAACAACTTTTACCTGCTCAGTCTAGTATGCCTCTATCGTTTGATGTTCCCATGAGTATCCCTATGGTTTCTCCTTCTCAGAATACTTTTGGCTCACAAGCTCAGCTTATGTCTCCACACATGATGTTTTCAAATCAGTTTCACAGACCCCAAAGAGGTTTTAATAGAGGACCTCGATTTCCAAGGAGACCTTGTGATATTTGTGGAAAATCCAATCACATCACCAATTTTTGTTACTATAGGCCTTCTATGTTTGATCAAACATCTGGATTCCAGTGGAGAGGACCTTCTCAGTCTTTTGGAATGTCTCAAGTTAGTATGCCTCTGTCTTCATATGGAGTTCCTCAGTATGGAATGCCTCAATCTGGTGGAATACCGTTTGGAGTACCTTCGTTTTCTCAGTTTGGAATGCCACAAACTAGTGGAATACAGTATGGTGGACCTCAGGTATCTCAATTTGGTGGATCTCAGTTTGGTACTGGTATGCCAATGCACTCTTCTGGATATTCAGGAAATACTATGGGGTCATCTCGATCTCAGCCTACTTTGGCACCTGGTTTGTTAGGAAGTTCTCCTAATTCTTCTGTTGTGTTTCCTGCTCAAGCACATTTTACTGGATTTCCTAGTAATTCTGATCGCACTGTTGCATCGCCTAGGTCTGGCCATCTCACTCCTATGACTGCACATGGTTTTTATGGAGACTTCAATCCTAACAATATGAGCAGTGCTGGTGCTTCCTCCTCCAATCAGTGGTATTTTGATAGTGGAGCCACAAACCATATTACTCATAATCTGCACAACATTGATCATCCTCAGCCATCTGCTATGTTTCATGGTGTTCAAATTGGAAATGGGACTCAACTTCAAGTAGCTCATACAGGTCAAG GACAAAGGTACTCATCAAGTTCTCTACAGGGGTCCCTGTCACAGGGGCTCTATCCTCTTCTAAAATCCTCTAAGGCTTCAGTCTCTCAAGGTGCTGCTTTTGTGAGCACCGTTGACAATATCATGTTGTGGCATAGAAAGCTTGGTCATCCTAGTACTCCTCTTTTTCATTCTTTAATAAAGCAATGTAATCTACCTATTACTAGAATAGGTAGCTTCAATTGTTCTGCTTGTAACATGGCTAAAAGTCATAAGCTCTCTTTTCCTTTGTCTGAGACTAAAACTTCTTCTCCTTTTCAACTTGTTCACATGGATGTATGGGGACCATCTCCTATTCCATCTAATAAAGGATTTAGATATTACCTTCTTGTTATTGATGATTGGGCAGGGAGTCACATGGATAGAAGGTCTACTActggttttt TGGCTCGATTCTCTACTGAAGCTGAGTATAGAGCCCTTGCTCAAACCACTGCTGATATTCTTTGGGTTCATCAACTGATGCTTGATCTTCATCTTACTCCTTCTATTCCTTATACTTTGTGGTGTGATAATCAATCTGCAATAGCCCTTGCATCCAATCCTATCTTCCATGCAAGGACTAAACATGTTGAAGTGGACTATCACTTTATTCGAGAAAAAGTTCTGAACAAACAGGTTGATATTCAACACATTGGGACATTGGCACAGATTGCAGATATGTTTACAAAAGCTCTGTCCATAGCTCGATTTCAATTCTTGAAGACCAAACTCATGGTCATGGAGACTCCCATGAGTTTGCAAGGGGCT GTCAAAAACATTTCGGAAATAGTTATAAACGCAGTGATCAAAACAATGCTTTTGGAAGCGGTTAGTAGCAAGTTACCATCAACTTGCTTCAGCTCAGTTGTGCATTATAGCCCACAAATCATGCGGAGTCGTAGGCTTTTCGTCTAA
- the LOC131325891 gene encoding GRF1-interacting factor 1-like yields MQQHLMQMQPMMAAYYPNNVTTDHIQQYLDENKSLILKIVESQNSGKLSECAENQARLQRNLMYLAAIADSQPQPPTMQIPPSGIMQPGSHYLQHQQAQQMTPQALMAARSSALYSQQQYLALQQQQALHSQLGMSSGGSSGLHMMQQSEANSSGSTGGGLGGGGGFPIFGLVTGGGGSKQEMGSGEGRGGSSGGHGGEGSDYLKAGEDGN; encoded by the exons atgcAGCAGCACCTGATGCAGATGCAGCCCATGATGGCAGCCTACTATCCCAACAACGTTACTACTGATCACATCcaacag TATCTGGATGAGAACAAATCATTGATTCTAAAAATTGTTGAGAGCCAAAATTCAGGGAAACTAAGCGAGTGTGCAGA GAACCAAGCTAGGCTTCAGCGAAACCTTATGTACCTAGCTGCAATCGCTGATTCTCAGCCTCAACCTCCAACCATGCAG ATCCCTCCCAGTGGGATTATGCAGCCAGGATCTCACTACTTGCAGCACCAGCAAGCTCAACAGATGACTCCCCAGGCACTCATGGCTGCACGGTCATCTGCTCTCTACAGCCAACAACAGTATCTTGCGCTGCAACAGCAGCAAGCCTTGCACAGCCAGCTGGGCATGAGTTCTGGCGGAAGCAGCGGTCTCCACATGATGCAGCAAAGCGAGGCTAATAGTTCTGGAAGCACCGGTGGGGGCCTTGGAGGTGGAGGAGGGTTTCCCATTTTTGGCCTCGTCACTGGAGGCGGTGGATCCAAGCAAGAAATGGGTTCTGGTGAAGGGCGAGGAGGGAGCTCCGGAGGCCATGGTGGTGAGGGGAGCGATTACCTGAAGGCGGGTGAAGATGGTAACTGA